In bacterium, the following are encoded in one genomic region:
- a CDS encoding T9SS type A sorting domain-containing protein, translating to MSTLKLISRMSALILVGVILLGMQMNAQATFTWTGTANNEWDNAGNWKCDSLGGQWPGNNVTDIAVLDASVGRTPQTPSAGVTITELQVTGGVQPVQKLTLWGNLTVTGAITVGDGLTPAPFQILDLGGLLIVGQHCAMFVDEDANVTGTAGIEMHGTLSMPACETTNTTYIGSGVVTDIQNGNFMVGPVCFLGDIDISTVPVRLGYNNMYLGVNAHLLGAASDAGNGSDAPGAIYCENGDYISNPPQGRICKEFTQADQVFTFPIGTVTSATTTEGITLLTLGICTYEYGTFDSPSAFPFNYLSVRAVFNHNSQHPAANVAATMWYYWSVKGAGVPVDPGLMGQVAFHAKYRSNDPRIYTAIYRPNVEDQPDPAYWDINGSFDGYKISDTWYVNFGPYEDPNKKVGYYDPSASCMPGYGDISVGQGTGVPPVELTSFSARYYDGNVQLKWRTETELNNHGFHVERSIDGESWEDIDFVDGAGTSNAPIDYNYTDILDRSLKGLPQIAYRLRQEDRDGTIDYSGIVYAFTGAQADRVELYEAYPNPFNPSTKLSFSLQESSHATLQVYNTFGQLVATVVDGEFEAGFHTVEFEGSTLPSGVYIAVLDAAGTVQQQKLVLNK from the coding sequence ATGTCAACGTTGAAACTGATTTCCCGAATGTCCGCGCTCATTCTTGTGGGAGTCATCCTTCTTGGAATGCAGATGAATGCGCAGGCTACGTTCACGTGGACCGGAACGGCCAATAACGAATGGGATAATGCCGGCAACTGGAAATGCGATTCCCTGGGTGGGCAGTGGCCGGGTAATAACGTCACGGATATTGCTGTTCTTGACGCATCTGTGGGGCGCACTCCCCAGACACCGTCGGCAGGTGTAACCATTACGGAACTCCAGGTCACCGGTGGTGTCCAGCCGGTACAGAAACTCACGTTATGGGGAAATCTGACCGTGACAGGAGCAATCACCGTAGGCGATGGATTGACTCCGGCCCCCTTCCAAATCCTCGATTTGGGTGGGTTACTGATCGTGGGTCAGCATTGTGCAATGTTTGTTGATGAGGATGCAAATGTCACCGGCACAGCTGGTATTGAGATGCACGGTACGCTTTCCATGCCCGCATGCGAAACGACCAACACGACGTATATCGGTTCCGGTGTCGTCACAGACATTCAGAACGGCAACTTTATGGTCGGTCCTGTGTGCTTCCTTGGCGATATCGACATTTCTACAGTGCCAGTTCGACTTGGATATAATAATATGTATCTAGGCGTAAATGCGCATTTGCTTGGAGCCGCCAGCGACGCTGGCAATGGTTCAGACGCTCCTGGTGCTATCTACTGCGAAAATGGCGACTACATTAGCAACCCGCCTCAAGGACGGATCTGCAAGGAATTTACCCAGGCAGATCAAGTCTTCACGTTCCCGATTGGAACAGTGACGAGTGCGACAACGACAGAGGGCATCACGCTCCTCACGCTCGGAATTTGCACGTATGAATATGGGACATTCGATTCTCCGTCTGCGTTCCCCTTCAATTATCTCTCAGTTCGCGCAGTCTTCAACCACAACTCCCAACATCCCGCCGCAAATGTTGCCGCAACTATGTGGTATTATTGGTCAGTGAAAGGCGCTGGAGTGCCTGTGGACCCAGGTTTGATGGGACAGGTGGCATTTCATGCGAAGTATCGAAGCAACGATCCCCGCATATATACAGCCATTTACCGGCCGAATGTCGAAGATCAGCCTGATCCCGCTTACTGGGATATTAACGGATCATTCGATGGGTACAAAATTTCGGATACATGGTACGTGAATTTCGGACCATATGAAGATCCCAACAAGAAAGTGGGCTACTACGACCCAAGCGCAAGCTGTATGCCAGGATATGGAGACATCTCCGTTGGCCAGGGAACTGGGGTTCCCCCGGTCGAGCTGACTTCGTTCAGCGCCCGTTACTATGATGGGAATGTCCAGCTCAAGTGGCGGACGGAGACCGAGCTGAACAACCACGGCTTCCATGTCGAGCGTTCGATTGATGGCGAGAGCTGGGAAGATATTGACTTTGTCGACGGCGCTGGGACGTCGAATGCACCTATCGATTACAACTACACGGATATTCTGGACCGGAGCCTTAAAGGATTGCCCCAGATTGCATACCGCCTTCGTCAGGAAGACCGTGACGGTACAATCGACTACTCTGGCATCGTGTACGCGTTCACCGGCGCACAGGCTGACCGCGTCGAGCTTTACGAAGCGTATCCGAATCCTTTCAATCCCAGCACGAAGCTGAGCTTCTCGCTGCAGGAGTCCTCGCACGCAACACTGCAGGTCTACAATACGTTCGGACAGCTGGTTGCCACCGTCGTCGACGGCGAGTTTGAAGCTGGTTTCCACACGGTTGAATTTGAAGGATCGACTCTGCCGAGCGGTGTGTATATCGCAGTGCTCGATGCAGCCGGTACTGTGCAACAACAGAAACTTGTGCTCAATAAGTGA